In Ktedonobacteraceae bacterium, one genomic interval encodes:
- a CDS encoding VOC family protein, translating to MTNQTQSTHETSPKQQKIHLTLVVNDQPYPVEVNPQEIYHEALEHALPPGLLVGHRIRISTPDGDEVFPDMFIGESVAHFKTNTFHIEAIPLSKATAEAGQRTWTNFGFDHLAMTMADREDAKAFFSEVLGMTIVRDDRHQTVLTTGNTALFLFGTEKAPLSDGLPSRWHHIGFVVDNLDAAYHHLAHHAQLRRERVGNGSGSISSDFTLLERNERWSLYCHYRNGETNLMIQLSEIKPEYRGFINPNHFTDHMYDYLSGRYGVRFEEEQALEQEELKQED from the coding sequence ATGACCAACCAGACACAATCAACCCATGAAACCTCTCCAAAGCAACAGAAGATACACCTGACGCTGGTGGTGAACGACCAGCCGTATCCGGTAGAGGTCAATCCGCAGGAGATCTATCACGAGGCGCTTGAACATGCATTGCCGCCGGGCCTGCTGGTCGGACATCGCATTCGCATCAGCACGCCGGATGGAGATGAGGTCTTTCCAGATATGTTCATTGGCGAGAGCGTTGCCCATTTCAAGACGAACACGTTCCACATCGAGGCTATCCCATTGAGCAAGGCGACCGCAGAGGCCGGCCAGAGAACGTGGACGAACTTTGGGTTCGACCACCTCGCGATGACAATGGCGGATCGAGAAGACGCGAAGGCTTTTTTCAGCGAGGTGCTGGGGATGACGATTGTGCGCGATGACCGGCACCAGACCGTGCTGACAACCGGCAATACGGCGTTATTCCTGTTTGGAACGGAGAAAGCGCCACTTTCGGATGGACTGCCGAGTCGCTGGCACCATATCGGTTTTGTGGTGGACAACCTGGATGCGGCCTATCATCACCTGGCACATCACGCGCAATTGCGCCGCGAACGGGTGGGCAATGGTTCCGGCTCCATCTCTTCCGATTTCACCCTGCTGGAGCGCAACGAGCGCTGGTCACTGTATTGCCACTATCGCAATGGAGAGACGAACCTGATGATTCAACTCTCCGAAATCAAGCCGGAATATCGCGGGTTCATTAACCCCAATCATTTCACCGACCACATGTATGATTACCTGAGCGGTAGATATGGCGTCCGCTTTGAAGAAGAGCAGGCGCTGGAGCAAGAAGAACTCAAGCAGGAAGATTAA
- a CDS encoding oxygenase MpaB family protein, whose amino-acid sequence MEYPANKKDYGYYGPGSATWRIGSETVVLLGGARAVLMQIAHPMIAMGVYAHSSYMSDPFGRTERTFTLGQYLTFGSTVRTRRAAQTINRLHRHVHGTLPLDVGAYSSGSRYDARNPELLLWVHATLVDTVLLTYRLFIGPLSYEEQDRYYQESKRVAHLLGLQPRDMPRTVNDLKQYVDDMVHSNRLAATPQARRIAQQVLFPPLPPVFRPLIHLNFQLTCALLPQPLRDIYDMEWSDIRQRAFDVSTWGMRTVIPHLPMSMRVLPVTRRIIERTMSQSA is encoded by the coding sequence ATGGAATATCCGGCGAACAAGAAGGATTATGGCTACTACGGTCCAGGCAGTGCGACCTGGAGAATCGGCAGCGAAACGGTCGTATTACTGGGTGGCGCGCGCGCGGTCTTGATGCAGATAGCTCATCCGATGATTGCGATGGGAGTCTACGCGCATAGCAGCTACATGTCTGATCCTTTTGGCCGCACCGAGCGCACATTCACGCTGGGCCAATATCTTACCTTCGGTTCAACGGTAAGGACGCGCCGGGCCGCGCAAACCATCAATCGCTTGCATCGTCATGTGCATGGTACCCTGCCGCTCGACGTCGGAGCATATAGCAGCGGCAGTCGCTATGATGCGCGCAATCCAGAACTGCTGCTCTGGGTACATGCTACGCTGGTCGATACGGTATTGCTGACCTACAGGCTCTTCATCGGCCCACTTTCTTACGAAGAGCAGGACCGGTATTACCAGGAATCGAAAAGGGTAGCGCACCTGCTGGGCCTTCAACCCCGCGATATGCCCAGGACAGTTAACGATCTGAAACAATACGTTGACGACATGGTGCATAGCAACCGCCTGGCCGCCACACCTCAGGCCCGGCGGATCGCTCAACAGGTACTCTTTCCACCTCTGCCCCCGGTCTTTCGCCCGTTGATACACCTGAACTTTCAATTGACCTGCGCTCTGCTACCCCAACCATTACGCGATATCTATGACATGGAGTGGAGCGATATACGGCAGAGAGCCTTTGATGTATCCACGTGGGGAATGCGCACTGTTATCCCACACCTGCCTATGTCTATGCGTGTACTACCGGTCACCCGGCGAATCATCGAACGAACCATGAGTCAATCGGCTTAA
- a CDS encoding Gfo/Idh/MocA family oxidoreductase, with protein MNRKISIGIIGCGNISSVYLAAPRLFDNLRVVACADIDMQRARSQAEKYGVPRACTVAELLADPDVEIVINLTVPNAHAEVALQAIAAGKPVYGEKPLATRRADGRAILESAHARNLRVGNAPDTFLGAGFQTCIKLINDGIIGTPVAATAFKLNHGMEHWHPDPHFFYQPGAGPMFDIGPYYLTALIAMMGPVQRVTAAMQTTFAERTVTSEPKYGTKIPVTTPTHIAGIMEFAGGAIGTILTTFDVWYSKLPFIEIYGTEGTLSTPDPNRFDGPVFIRLAKDEQWREVPLTHNYTGNARGLGIADMAHAMRTGRPHRADGEMAYHVLDIIESFMESANEGRHITLSSTCSQPEPLKPGPLPWEEEQAD; from the coding sequence ATGAATAGAAAAATCTCCATCGGCATTATCGGATGTGGCAATATCAGTTCGGTGTACCTTGCAGCGCCGCGCCTGTTTGATAATTTGCGGGTTGTCGCCTGCGCGGATATTGATATGCAACGGGCACGCAGTCAGGCAGAGAAATATGGCGTTCCCAGGGCCTGTACCGTTGCCGAGTTACTGGCAGACCCGGACGTCGAAATCGTTATCAATCTGACTGTTCCAAACGCGCATGCTGAAGTCGCCCTGCAAGCAATTGCGGCAGGAAAACCAGTCTACGGCGAAAAACCACTGGCGACTCGGCGCGCGGATGGAAGGGCCATTTTAGAGTCGGCACATGCGAGAAATTTGCGTGTCGGCAATGCTCCCGATACATTTCTCGGCGCCGGCTTCCAGACCTGCATCAAGCTGATCAACGATGGTATAATCGGAACGCCGGTAGCCGCAACTGCTTTCAAGCTGAATCACGGCATGGAACACTGGCATCCCGACCCGCATTTCTTCTATCAACCTGGCGCCGGACCTATGTTCGATATTGGCCCTTATTATCTCACAGCTCTGATTGCCATGATGGGACCCGTGCAGCGCGTAACTGCCGCTATGCAGACAACCTTTGCTGAGCGCACTGTTACCAGCGAGCCGAAGTATGGGACAAAAATTCCCGTTACTACCCCTACGCATATTGCGGGCATCATGGAGTTTGCCGGCGGCGCTATTGGCACGATACTCACCACTTTCGATGTCTGGTATTCAAAACTGCCCTTTATCGAAATTTATGGAACCGAGGGTACGCTCAGCACGCCCGATCCCAACCGCTTCGATGGCCCGGTCTTTATTCGCCTGGCAAAAGACGAGCAATGGCGAGAAGTCCCTCTCACGCATAACTATACGGGCAATGCGCGCGGCCTGGGTATCGCCGATATGGCACACGCTATGCGCACCGGTCGTCCTCATCGCGCCGACGGAGAAATGGCCTACCATGTTCTGGATATCATCGAGTCCTTTATGGAATCCGCGAACGAGGGAAGGCATATTACGCTCAGCAGTACTTGTTCGCAGCCTGAACCTTTGAAGCCGGGGCCGTTACCATGGGAAGAGGAACAGGCTGATTGA
- a CDS encoding NAD(P)H-dependent oxidoreductase — MTTLILGLGGSLRPGSVTTLALRIALAGAEAAGASTELLDLATLPLPLFNGTYSLEAYTSEGRDAILTLLNAVRRAQGFIFASPTYHNTISGSLKNALDYLELLKDDTPPRLEGKVVGLMSVQLGVSGTGNHTITTMLLAARAMRAWVAPTMVAVPDSRQMFNEEGQPYDPTLAVRLHTLGAEVARASEMFAAHWRTS; from the coding sequence ATGACGACACTCATTCTTGGACTGGGAGGTAGCTTGCGGCCAGGTTCGGTCACGACCCTTGCGCTGCGCATCGCTTTAGCAGGAGCGGAAGCGGCAGGAGCATCTACAGAGTTGCTCGACCTGGCAACCTTGCCTCTTCCTCTGTTCAATGGTACATATTCACTCGAAGCATATACCTCTGAGGGCCGCGATGCCATCCTGACCTTGCTGAATGCTGTACGCAGGGCGCAGGGTTTTATATTCGCCTCGCCGACTTACCATAACACAATCAGCGGTTCTCTGAAAAATGCGCTCGATTACCTGGAACTATTGAAGGATGATACTCCCCCGCGGCTGGAGGGAAAAGTTGTAGGTTTGATGTCCGTGCAGCTTGGTGTTTCCGGCACCGGAAATCACACCATAACCACCATGCTGCTGGCGGCACGTGCCATGCGGGCATGGGTAGCGCCGACAATGGTGGCAGTACCGGACAGCCGGCAGATGTTTAACGAAGAAGGCCAGCCCTACGATCCAACACTGGCGGTGCGCCTGCATACATTGGGGGCAGAGGTGGCACGTGCCAGCGAGATGTTTGCTGCTCACTGGCGAACCTCGTGA
- a CDS encoding GntG family PLP-dependent aldolase, with protein sequence MMIDLRSDTVTLPTPAMREAMYRAELGDDVYGEDPTVNRLQEMAAERLGKEAALLVPSGTMGNTAAVMAHTARGEAFIVGDQSHIYHHELGGASTIGGSPRHVVATDKNGMLDLHQIRIGISDGSDEHTAATALLCIENTHNRCGGTVLDVAEVEALTGLAHARGVAVHMDGARVFNAAIALGIPVSTLVRTVDSVMFCLSKGLSAPVGSMVVGSRDFIRRAHRMRKLMGGGMRQAGIIAATGIVALEQMVDRLAEDHAHCKQLAYGLAEYPQIAVDAERVVTNMVIFSVRRNEQEPLTEEETEQFVAKAKEHGVLMGHIGEGRIRAVTHYGLEAEHISEALTGIRKALIDLRL encoded by the coding sequence ATGATGATTGATCTACGTAGCGATACAGTGACTTTGCCGACCCCGGCCATGCGTGAGGCGATGTACCGCGCCGAGTTGGGAGATGACGTATATGGAGAAGACCCTACAGTGAATCGCCTGCAAGAAATGGCGGCGGAGCGCCTGGGTAAAGAAGCCGCATTGCTCGTGCCGAGCGGTACGATGGGCAATACGGCGGCGGTAATGGCCCATACAGCTAGAGGCGAAGCGTTTATCGTTGGCGATCAATCGCATATTTATCACCATGAATTGGGCGGCGCGTCAACAATTGGCGGCTCACCCCGGCATGTTGTGGCGACCGACAAAAACGGCATGCTAGATTTGCATCAAATTCGTATTGGCATATCTGACGGCAGCGATGAGCATACAGCGGCTACCGCCCTTCTGTGTATCGAAAATACCCATAATCGTTGCGGTGGAACTGTGCTAGATGTCGCCGAGGTTGAGGCGCTGACCGGCCTGGCGCACGCGCGAGGTGTCGCGGTTCATATGGACGGCGCGCGTGTTTTCAATGCCGCCATCGCACTTGGAATACCCGTTAGCACACTTGTGCGCACGGTCGATTCGGTCATGTTTTGCCTCTCGAAAGGACTGAGCGCGCCCGTGGGTTCTATGGTAGTTGGCAGTCGAGACTTCATACGCCGCGCACACCGTATGCGCAAGCTGATGGGTGGTGGCATGAGGCAGGCTGGTATCATCGCGGCAACGGGTATTGTGGCGCTGGAGCAGATGGTAGACCGGCTGGCCGAGGATCATGCACATTGCAAGCAGCTGGCATACGGCCTGGCCGAATATCCCCAGATTGCCGTCGATGCGGAACGCGTGGTGACAAATATGGTAATCTTCTCGGTTCGTCGTAATGAGCAGGAGCCTCTGACTGAGGAGGAGACAGAACAATTTGTGGCAAAAGCGAAGGAACACGGCGTGCTGATGGGCCACATCGGCGAGGGTAGGATACGGGCCGTGACTCATTACGGTCTGGAAGCCGAGCACATCAGTGAGGCTTTAACCGGCATCCGAAAGGCGCTGATCGATTTACGATTGTAA
- a CDS encoding MauE/DoxX family redox-associated membrane protein, with protein sequence MSILLLVARWLLAVVFVVAALAKLADLRRSQKAMRDFGIPAPLAAPLGILLPFAELAITIALIVTPITFYGAIGALALLALFIIVISANLSLGRTPDCNCFGQLHSEPIGASTLIRNVILAVIAGLVVWQGAAYGNVGADTVALISTLSAFEVFVLIILIVLAAVVALEGWLLVQVMTQQGTMLTRIETLEGQAGIGETGQKPVIGLPEGEDAPDFALPDIFTGRIITLKDLLPSDNSKKPVALTFSSPNCGPCKAMIPDYVEWTKRYGHKVTMAMITQGTVEENVAKFAEFDEKPLVLLQQDMEVAQAYGVRGTPSAVAIRFDGSIHGEMAQGEGDIKILLTELTTDYSMPQTNPLLEPNRPTDGRAFPTPPEIGEPAPDLLMLDFQGNLHRLSDFRGSPTLLLFWNPGCEFCGMIKQDVLAWEKKTPKGAPQLVIVSTGGTAKDNDVGFRSLMIQDDTPSPFSILRWFKVPMTPGGILLDENGVVLAKAEGAIEVMELFKPVKRKGKLATV encoded by the coding sequence ATGAGCATTTTGCTCCTGGTAGCTCGATGGTTACTCGCAGTGGTTTTTGTCGTGGCAGCTCTGGCAAAACTTGCCGACCTTAGAAGATCACAAAAGGCTATGCGTGACTTTGGGATCCCGGCTCCTCTTGCTGCGCCACTTGGGATACTGCTTCCTTTCGCCGAACTTGCTATAACCATTGCGTTGATAGTGACACCAATTACATTCTATGGAGCAATCGGTGCCCTCGCATTGCTCGCCCTTTTCATCATAGTTATCAGCGCGAATCTCTCACTTGGCCGTACACCGGACTGTAATTGTTTCGGGCAACTGCATTCGGAGCCAATCGGCGCGTCTACGCTGATCCGCAACGTGATCCTTGCTGTGATTGCCGGACTGGTCGTCTGGCAAGGAGCCGCATATGGCAATGTAGGTGCGGATACGGTCGCCTTGATCTCCACGCTTTCGGCTTTCGAGGTGTTCGTGTTGATTATCTTGATTGTCCTGGCGGCAGTCGTTGCTCTGGAAGGCTGGCTCCTGGTGCAGGTAATGACGCAGCAAGGAACTATGCTGACCCGCATTGAAACGCTCGAAGGGCAAGCCGGTATTGGAGAGACCGGTCAGAAGCCAGTTATTGGACTACCAGAAGGTGAAGATGCGCCTGACTTTGCTCTACCCGATATCTTCACCGGGCGGATAATCACACTCAAGGATCTGCTGCCGAGCGATAACAGTAAAAAACCGGTGGCACTCACTTTCTCTTCTCCCAACTGCGGTCCCTGCAAGGCCATGATCCCTGATTACGTAGAATGGACTAAAAGATATGGCCATAAGGTTACGATGGCCATGATCACCCAGGGTACTGTTGAGGAGAATGTTGCTAAATTTGCCGAATTCGATGAGAAACCCCTCGTGCTTTTACAGCAAGATATGGAAGTCGCCCAGGCATATGGAGTGCGTGGCACACCTTCGGCAGTCGCAATCCGCTTCGATGGTTCAATTCATGGTGAAATGGCTCAGGGGGAGGGTGACATTAAAATTCTCCTGACAGAATTGACAACCGATTATTCGATGCCTCAAACCAATCCTCTTCTGGAGCCTAATCGTCCGACAGATGGTAGGGCATTTCCAACACCGCCAGAAATCGGTGAACCTGCTCCCGACCTGCTCATGCTGGATTTTCAAGGCAACCTTCACAGGCTCTCTGATTTCCGTGGCTCTCCAACCCTGTTGCTCTTCTGGAATCCAGGCTGTGAATTCTGTGGCATGATTAAGCAGGATGTGCTCGCCTGGGAGAAAAAAACACCCAAAGGCGCGCCGCAACTGGTCATTGTCTCTACAGGTGGCACCGCTAAGGACAACGATGTAGGCTTCCGCTCGCTCATGATCCAGGATGATACTCCCAGTCCTTTCAGCATCCTGCGCTGGTTCAAAGTGCCTATGACCCCTGGCGGCATTCTTCTCGATGAGAATGGCGTCGTACTCGCCAAAGCGGAAGGCGCTATTGAGGTAATGGAGTTGTTCAAGCCCGTTAAAAGAAAGGGCAAACTGGCAACTGTATAG
- the nth gene encoding endonuclease III yields MPASITPTIHLARVYELLIATYGEPKNEPDYDPLGGLIGTILSQHTSDINSERAYQQLVTTFPTWEEVRDAPTEAVAEAIRSGGLANIKAPRIQDALLTLTERQQAQGGAKSLAEFLFDELTKRTSEEAWSYLRSIPGVGPKTAACVLMFNLNRPVIPIDTHVFRVSRRLGLIGPKVNAEQAHIIIGKMTPPEWVYPLHVNLIRHGRQICHAQRPACNVCPLYSECAYVGSVNVQETAL; encoded by the coding sequence ATGCCAGCATCAATTACTCCGACGATTCACTTAGCTCGCGTCTATGAATTGCTAATCGCTACCTATGGCGAACCGAAAAACGAACCGGATTATGATCCGCTCGGCGGCCTGATCGGTACTATTCTTTCGCAGCACACCTCCGATATCAATTCAGAACGAGCCTATCAACAGCTCGTCACTACGTTTCCTACCTGGGAGGAGGTACGCGATGCCCCAACAGAGGCAGTAGCGGAGGCCATTCGCTCAGGAGGATTAGCTAACATTAAAGCGCCGCGTATTCAAGATGCTCTATTAACGTTAACTGAAAGACAGCAGGCTCAGGGCGGCGCAAAATCGCTTGCCGAATTCCTCTTCGATGAATTGACGAAGCGGACTTCAGAAGAAGCATGGTCATATTTGCGCAGCATTCCTGGTGTCGGACCCAAAACCGCAGCGTGCGTACTCATGTTTAACCTCAACCGCCCGGTTATACCAATTGACACGCACGTATTCAGGGTTTCACGCAGGCTCGGACTCATCGGGCCAAAAGTGAATGCGGAGCAGGCACATATCATCATTGGAAAAATGACCCCTCCTGAGTGGGTTTATCCTTTGCATGTCAACCTGATCCGGCATGGGCGGCAAATCTGCCATGCACAACGACCCGCGTGCAATGTGTGCCCGCTTTATAGTGAGTGCGCCTATGTGGGAAGCGTGAACGTTCAAGAAACGGCTTTATGA
- a CDS encoding cyclodeaminase/cyclohydrolase family protein, producing the protein MYIDQTLLQFLDDLSSSKPTPGGGSASAVSGAMGAALASMVCRLTLDKDEYAGVREEIATLLERTENLRQRFQQLMQEDIEAYGKLSEIFKLPRETKEERAARSRAIQEQLAQAALVPLEVTEAAAELMQACLRISEIGNTRVLSDIATGAMLASSAGAGAAWMVRINLQSMKDLEKVTLLGERLSAALDQITDASQQVTTIVGSRT; encoded by the coding sequence ATGTACATCGATCAAACGTTGTTACAATTTTTAGATGATCTTAGCTCCTCGAAACCAACACCTGGAGGTGGCTCCGCATCTGCGGTAAGCGGAGCTATGGGCGCTGCGCTGGCCAGTATGGTGTGCCGCCTCACACTCGATAAGGATGAATACGCCGGTGTGCGCGAGGAAATCGCGACATTACTGGAGCGGACCGAGAATCTACGGCAGCGCTTTCAGCAGCTTATGCAGGAGGATATCGAGGCTTACGGCAAGCTCTCAGAAATCTTCAAGCTGCCGCGCGAAACAAAAGAAGAACGTGCGGCACGCAGCCGCGCCATTCAGGAGCAACTTGCCCAGGCCGCGCTGGTACCGCTTGAGGTAACTGAGGCCGCAGCCGAATTGATGCAGGCTTGCCTGCGTATCTCCGAGATTGGCAACACAAGGGTACTCAGTGACATCGCTACCGGCGCCATGTTGGCCTCCAGCGCGGGAGCTGGGGCAGCCTGGATGGTACGCATCAACTTGCAATCAATGAAAGACCTTGAAAAGGTGACGCTCCTGGGAGAACGCCTCAGCGCCGCTCTTGATCAGATTACAGATGCCAGCCAGCAGGTTACGACGATAGTAGGGAGCAGAACGTGA
- a CDS encoding twin-arginine translocation signal domain-containing protein — protein sequence MANWFDQVTKTLADRKLDRRQAMKTIAGTVAGVALASYLPETALAKVKKHGCSVQACGTYTNCPKDKNTNCYCFAQLNGSAGCGCDYACGSAPQCINGTQCPKGYYCSITCCGTMDCVQKCNKTCTLSSSHVGKTASGH from the coding sequence ATGGCAAACTGGTTCGATCAAGTAACCAAAACCCTGGCCGACAGGAAGCTGGACCGCCGTCAAGCGATGAAGACCATCGCGGGCACCGTAGCAGGCGTGGCACTCGCATCGTATCTGCCTGAAACCGCGCTGGCGAAGGTGAAGAAACACGGGTGTTCGGTGCAAGCGTGTGGTACCTACACGAACTGCCCCAAGGACAAGAACACCAACTGCTACTGCTTTGCTCAGCTCAACGGTAGCGCAGGCTGCGGATGCGACTATGCTTGCGGCTCTGCCCCGCAGTGTATTAATGGCACCCAGTGTCCTAAGGGCTATTACTGCTCGATCACCTGCTGTGGCACCATGGACTGCGTCCAGAAGTGTAACAAGACCTGTACACTGAGTTCGAGTCATGTGGGCAAGACGGCTTCCGGCCACTAG
- a CDS encoding sugar phosphate isomerase/epimerase, with amino-acid sequence MNNLKVALELYTVRDETARDFTGTLRRVAQIGYPGVEFAGYGNLTAQEMSALLKETALYPVATHLGLDALQESRLEASIRYCLDIGCPIIVLPWLPNEQRTPEGMRALAPRLNAIGQRCQAYGIIFGYHNHDFEFSPVNGGYLFDYLLQATDPALVKIELDVYWVAYAGVDPVAFLQAHADRIALIHFKDMAADRSMTEVGKGILDMRSMWEFAQARGLWGIVENDHPQIPSLESARISLQYFK; translated from the coding sequence ATGAACAATCTGAAAGTTGCTTTAGAACTCTATACCGTGCGCGACGAGACAGCACGTGATTTCACCGGGACGTTGCGGCGCGTGGCACAGATTGGATATCCAGGCGTCGAATTTGCCGGGTATGGGAATCTGACGGCGCAAGAAATGTCGGCGTTATTGAAAGAGACCGCATTGTACCCGGTCGCGACGCATCTTGGGTTAGATGCATTGCAAGAATCGCGGCTTGAGGCCTCGATTCGCTATTGCCTGGACATTGGGTGCCCCATCATTGTGCTGCCCTGGCTGCCGAACGAGCAGCGCACACCGGAGGGCATGCGGGCGCTGGCTCCCCGCCTGAACGCCATCGGGCAGCGCTGCCAGGCATATGGAATTATCTTCGGCTATCATAACCATGACTTTGAATTTAGTCCTGTGAATGGCGGCTATCTCTTTGATTATCTACTTCAGGCTACAGACCCCGCGCTGGTCAAGATCGAACTGGATGTGTACTGGGTTGCCTATGCTGGAGTCGATCCCGTTGCATTTCTGCAAGCCCATGCCGACCGTATCGCCCTCATCCACTTCAAGGATATGGCAGCTGACCGTTCTATGACCGAGGTTGGCAAGGGCATTCTTGATATGCGAAGCATGTGGGAGTTTGCGCAGGCTCGCGGCCTATGGGGCATTGTCGAAAACGACCATCCCCAAATTCCTTCACTGGAGAGCGCGAGGATATCGCTGCAATATTT
- a CDS encoding SDR family oxidoreductase, translating to MALTNFEGAVAVITGGASGIGFATAKALRSKGAHVVLADINSQGLQQAEEQLRQQQPATTRAGGILTMVTDVTNEEQVEELMRQTSTNFGRIDLVVTSAGIGAGGPIDSFSVSQMQTLMNINFMGTYICTHAALPYMRQQGAGHFVFLSSVAGKLGVPFLSGYCASKWAVRGFASALRAEWYNSGLGITTVYPDWVDTPMVQKEGEVAQIMGVQVLLTPDQVASEILQAVADGRPDLTLAPTQATSLGLQLYKEDPDKAEQLMGASFYERIARLSSNQD from the coding sequence ATGGCATTGACGAACTTCGAGGGCGCAGTGGCAGTAATCACGGGTGGGGCCAGCGGCATTGGGTTCGCGACGGCAAAAGCATTGCGAAGCAAGGGCGCGCATGTCGTGCTGGCGGATATAAATAGCCAGGGCCTGCAACAGGCGGAAGAGCAGTTACGTCAACAGCAACCGGCCACTACCAGGGCAGGTGGAATACTGACAATGGTGACCGATGTAACAAACGAGGAGCAGGTGGAGGAGCTGATGCGACAGACCTCCACGAATTTTGGACGCATTGACCTGGTCGTGACTTCAGCCGGTATCGGCGCGGGTGGTCCGATTGACTCGTTTTCAGTGAGTCAAATGCAGACCCTGATGAATATCAATTTCATGGGAACCTATATTTGCACGCATGCAGCGCTGCCTTATATGCGCCAGCAAGGAGCCGGGCATTTTGTCTTCCTCAGCTCGGTCGCGGGTAAACTTGGCGTGCCTTTCCTCTCGGGCTATTGCGCAAGTAAATGGGCGGTACGTGGTTTCGCCTCAGCGCTGCGGGCCGAATGGTACAATAGCGGCCTGGGTATCACGACGGTCTACCCCGATTGGGTAGATACACCGATGGTACAAAAAGAAGGAGAGGTGGCGCAGATTATGGGCGTTCAAGTCCTGCTGACCCCGGACCAGGTGGCCTCCGAGATTCTTCAGGCGGTCGCGGATGGCCGTCCAGACCTGACACTGGCTCCCACACAAGCAACCTCGCTCGGCTTGCAGCTCTATAAAGAAGACCCCGATAAGGCAGAACAACTTATGGGCGCATCATTCTACGAGCGCATAGCACGGTTATCATCAAACCAGGACTGA
- a CDS encoding DUF971 domain-containing protein, giving the protein MNQYNHPVPVSFLLDEENRRLILTWSDEHESIHGWEALRWACPCAWCAGEGGQPGMLQNKQSLTSEETTLVNIEPVGRYGLTPVWEDGHKTGIYTYEKLRASCECDECRAGRRFRQ; this is encoded by the coding sequence ATGAACCAGTATAACCATCCCGTACCTGTATCATTTTTGCTTGATGAGGAAAACCGGCGACTTATTCTTACCTGGAGCGATGAACACGAAAGCATTCATGGCTGGGAAGCGCTGCGCTGGGCCTGTCCTTGCGCCTGGTGCGCGGGCGAAGGCGGACAGCCCGGCATGTTGCAGAACAAGCAGAGCCTCACGAGCGAAGAAACGACTTTGGTAAACATCGAGCCGGTAGGACGTTATGGCCTGACGCCTGTATGGGAAGATGGGCATAAGACGGGCATCTATACCTATGAAAAGCTACGTGCCAGTTGCGAATGTGATGAGTGCCGCGCGGGTAGGAGATTCAGGCAATAA